The genomic interval ATCTAATATCGTCGGTAATTTTCACGAGCGCTGTGACCGTGTTATGACCGGAGCGGAAGCCAGATTGGAGTGGATTAAGAAGGCTTTGCCTATTTAGGAATGTTATTAATTGCTGGAGCACtagtttttctaaaactttgGAAATAAATGGAAGGATGGAGATAGGGCGAAAATAAGAGTAATTCATAGAATTAGCCTTTTTGGGGAGTGGAATAATACGTGCTACTTTCCAGGCATCGGGGAACTTTGAGGAAGAGATGGATTCGTTAAGGATATGAGTAATAACAAGAGCAATAGTTTCAAGGATAGGTATGATCATATTACGGCCAACGCCGTCGTCGCCCACGGCATTAGAAGAGATGGACACTAtgctcttcttaacatcacattcggtgaaaggaatgaaattaaacGGTGGATAGTCAAAGGTTGGCAAACAAGAAAGATTTAACGTCCGCTCTTTTTCTGCGTTGTCAATAACGTCAGATGAAGAAAAATGCTTATTAAGACACTATGTCAATGTTACGGTGAAGAGAATTATGAAATGATTTGCCAATTCCAAAAGATTCGAGGAATTTCCAAACTTTAGCTGGGTCGCCGTTTTCGActgatttatgaatgtggcgtcgttgCGCATCTCTacaaatttacttggtggtagggctttgtgcaagcccgtctgggtaggtaccacccactcatcagttattctaccgccaaacaacagtactcagtattgctgtgttccggtctgaagggtgagtgagccagtgtaactacaggcacaagggacataacatcttagttcccaaggttggtggcacattgacgattcttacagcgttaatgtccatgggcgatggtgaccacttaccatcaggtgccatatgctcgtctgccaacctataccataaaaaaaaaaaaaaatgtattgcaaCGATTCCggattttatgatatttaatacggtttttgtcacatgcatcagattttaatttacttttagccATAGCTTTTTTTGCAATTAGACTTTTTAATTCCTCAGATAGCCAAGGCGCTggtaagtgtttaattttagtAGGTCTAACCGGAGCATGATTATCATAAAGACCAGTCAAACAAGAATTAAACATGTCAACTTTTAAGTCGACTGAGCTCGCATCAACTACAGCTGACCAATTAATTTTGCGAGCATCCTCAGAAAGACGTTCTTTATCCATTCCCCCAAAACTACGCCGCAGAAGTATTCTCGATTTTGTTTTAGGAGGACGAACGTTGTATGAGACAAAAATCAGATCATGATTCGAAAAAGCATCAGCCTCAAATTGGCCGTGCGTGAGGACAAAATCTGGAGATGACACTAGAAGTGAAGGGACCCAGTTAGGGGGTTGTGAGTGGCCGAGAGAGGCAAAATGTGTAGGTTGCACGCTTCAATTACAGAGTTAAGCTTTCTGCATCGGTTGTCACCTTTGAGGAGACATGTATTAAAGTCACTCATAATGACTATATAAGGGAGACAAATTAACTAATAAACTTTCGAAtgcagaaaaataatcaatatgtaaAGAGGGAATATAAAATACGCCAAGAAGAATTTTGGTGAAAGAAAGAGTTATTTCTATGAGTAAGTGTTCAGCAGCATTAGTTGGAGGATGCTGAGTCGACGAGCTAACTATAGTAAAGGGAATATAAGAACGAAGGTAGATCGCCACTCCACCACCACCTTTACCAATGCGGTCGTTACGTATCAGTGTAAACCCTGGTAAGCAGTAAGATGTAGATGGTTGTTATATACAATATGTGTAATGTAAGGTAGATagagaattatttgaataaatcagtCTGCTTTGGATCTCGGTCTTTCATTGACGTAACATTGGCGCAGTCGGtttcttataaaagtaattatcgattttaaaaagtttttttttttttttaaatatatatatatcttaaaatgCCTATCGGTAAAATTGAACCTTTTTCCGTCGAATCACAAAACTGGGACAGTTACGTGCGTCGCCTAAAAcagtttataactttaaatagtaTCGACGACGGACTTAAAGTCGCCACGTTGCTAACATTAGTCGGCGGCGAGTGTTACAATTTACTTTGTGATTTGTGTTCACCCGACCACCCGGAAGATAAAGACTTCGATGAGCTCGTTGAGTTGCTAAAACATTATTTGGAACCTGAGAAGTCCGAGATAGCCGAGAGACACATTTTTAGACAAAGAACCCAGCTACAAGGTGAAAGCATTCGTTTATATCTACAAGGATTAAAACATTTGGCTAAGACTTGTTACTTTGGGTCGAACCTGGAAGAGAATCTACGAGACCAATTTGTCTCCGGATTATATAGTGAAGAAATGCGGTCGAGAATATTCGCCGAGAAGGACATCGACTACAAGAGGGCTGTGGAATTGGCTAGCGCTCTCGAGGCGGCGGAGCGGCACGCGAGCACGGCGGGCGCTCCGGTCGGCGGTGAAGGCGCTGGCGTGGACGCGGTGCACTGGGTGAGCGGCGGCGGAGCGGCGGCGCGTGCGCGCGCGCGCATGAGCGGAGCCGGCCGgagcggcggcgcgggcggtgcAGCGGCGAGCAACGGCGGCGGCGATCGAGTAGCGGACGGCCGCGTGCCGTGTGCGCGATGCGGTAGGGCTACTCACACTCCGAGTAAGTGTCGTTATAAAATTTCACATGTGATTTGTGCGACATCAAAGGACATTTAAAAgttatgtgtttaaataaaagtaataacgcGGGGTCTATTGGAAGGACAAAGTCGAAAGGTCAGTGCTTTATAAATAACAGTAGTGATTCCGAGGGCGACGAtggtaacttttataatttagttacgGGTGGCGAAGGTGATAAACCTTATTACGCAACCTTGTTTGTCAATAATGTCAAATGTAAATTCGAAATTGATACGGGGAGTAGAATATCCGCAATATCCAaaacattttatgataaatactttaatgatattgtaatttatagtaaaaatttgATATTGAACTCATATACTGGTGACACCATCGATACCCTCGGGTATATTGATGTGGATGTACGTTTTGGTCAAAATTCGGCTAAACTAAAACTATATGTTGTTGAAAACGGAGGCCCACCTTTAATGGGTCGTACGTGGATCAAAGAATTAAAGTTACCAATTGTAGAATGTCATAAAATAACCGAACCTGATTCAATCGCTAGTAGTATTAAAACGAGAATATCCAGAAGTGTTTGCG from Vanessa cardui chromosome W, ilVanCard2.1, whole genome shotgun sequence carries:
- the LOC124542808 gene encoding uncharacterized protein LOC124542808, producing the protein MPIGKIEPFSVESQNWDSYVRRLKQFITLNSIDDGLKVATLLTLVGGECYNLLCDLCSPDHPEDKDFDELVELLKHYLEPEKSEIAERHIFRQRTQLQGESIRLYLQGLKHLAKTCYFGSNLEENLRDQFVSGLYSEEMRSRIFAEKDIDYKRAVELASALEAAERHASTAGAPVGGEGAGVDAVHWVSGGGAAARARARMSGAGRSGGAGGAAASNGGGDRVADGRVPCARCGRATHTPIVLKREYPEVFAEGLGTFKSCIRLHLNDKKPVFVKARPLPLSLRERVEAELERLQREGVIYKVDRSDYGTPTVPVIKSNGDIRICGDYKIIFTLNPILKDFHYPLPRIEEIFSILSGGELYTKLDLSSAFQQCLLHEEYQAMTAITTHVGTFVYRRVPFGIKCIPENFQKIMEETLNVLKNHLRLKVVLPYHFDVLA